One genomic segment of Oscillospiraceae bacterium includes these proteins:
- the iorA gene encoding indolepyruvate ferredoxin oxidoreductase subunit alpha: MAETMMLGNQAVARGLWEAGCRFVSSYPGTPSTEITEYVSEYPEVYAEWAPNEKVAVEAAVGASVAGARAFSGMKHVGLNVAADPIFTAAYTGVSAGLVVAVADDQGMHSSQNEQDSRHYARAAKLPMLEPSDSAECLDFARRAFDLSEAHDTPVLLRLSTRVSHSQSRVTPSERQERERRPYQKDAGKYVMVPAAARVRHAAVETRLTALTEVAETSAFNTVERHDKRIGVVAAGIAYQTAREALGEKASYFKLGMIWPLPEASLRAFAAEVDTLFVIEELDDFIETHCRKLGLAVQGKALFSPLGEYTAEQVRAVILGTEAPAQTPAAIPGRPPVLCPGCPHRGLFHVLHKMKLTVTGDIGCYTLGASPPLSAIDLCICMGASVSSLHGFVQVRPEMAGQTVAVIGDSTFFHSGITGLINMVYNKSHGTVLILDNAITGMTGHQQNPATGLTLQGVPTHKLDIEALCRAVGVGRVRVLDPHDLAEMEAALREELAAPEPSVIVARRPCVLLPYVKRETPLAIDGPNCRGCRACMNIGCPAIRTDGRVMTIDRSLCVGCGLCARLCRFGAIHPEGEQKA, from the coding sequence ATGGCGGAGACAATGATGTTGGGCAATCAGGCGGTGGCGCGCGGACTCTGGGAGGCTGGATGCCGGTTTGTGTCCAGTTATCCTGGTACGCCGAGTACCGAGATCACCGAGTACGTTTCGGAATATCCGGAAGTTTACGCCGAGTGGGCGCCGAATGAGAAGGTGGCGGTCGAAGCAGCCGTTGGGGCCAGTGTCGCCGGCGCGCGCGCCTTCTCCGGCATGAAGCATGTGGGCCTCAACGTCGCGGCCGACCCTATCTTCACAGCCGCTTATACCGGTGTGTCCGCCGGACTGGTTGTCGCGGTGGCCGACGATCAGGGGATGCACTCGTCGCAAAACGAGCAGGACAGCCGTCATTACGCCCGCGCCGCGAAGCTGCCGATGTTGGAGCCCTCCGACTCGGCCGAGTGCCTGGACTTTGCCCGGCGGGCTTTTGACCTCTCGGAGGCGCATGATACGCCGGTGCTGCTGCGGCTCTCTACCCGCGTTTCTCACTCACAAAGCAGGGTGACGCCGTCCGAACGGCAGGAGAGAGAGAGGCGGCCGTATCAGAAGGATGCGGGCAAGTACGTCATGGTGCCCGCCGCCGCCCGCGTGCGGCATGCCGCGGTCGAGACACGGCTGACGGCGCTGACCGAGGTGGCCGAGACAAGTGCCTTCAACACCGTGGAGCGGCATGACAAACGAATCGGCGTGGTCGCGGCCGGCATCGCCTATCAGACCGCCCGTGAAGCGCTGGGAGAGAAAGCCTCTTATTTTAAATTGGGGATGATCTGGCCCCTGCCCGAGGCGAGTCTGCGCGCATTTGCCGCCGAGGTGGATACACTCTTCGTCATCGAGGAACTCGACGATTTCATCGAGACGCACTGCCGCAAGCTGGGTCTCGCTGTGCAGGGGAAAGCGTTGTTTTCCCCGCTGGGAGAATACACGGCCGAGCAGGTGCGCGCCGTCATATTGGGGACGGAGGCGCCCGCGCAGACACCGGCGGCCATACCCGGCCGTCCTCCGGTGCTGTGCCCCGGCTGCCCGCACAGAGGGCTCTTCCATGTGCTCCATAAGATGAAACTCACGGTCACCGGGGACATCGGCTGTTACACGCTGGGCGCGTCGCCGCCGCTTTCCGCGATCGACCTTTGTATCTGTATGGGCGCGTCGGTGTCCTCCCTGCACGGTTTCGTCCAGGTCAGACCGGAGATGGCCGGGCAGACGGTGGCGGTCATCGGGGACTCGACGTTCTTCCACTCCGGCATCACGGGGCTCATCAACATGGTCTACAACAAGAGTCACGGCACGGTGTTGATTTTGGACAACGCGATCACCGGTATGACGGGTCACCAGCAGAACCCGGCCACCGGTCTCACGTTGCAGGGCGTGCCGACGCATAAGCTAGACATCGAGGCGCTGTGCCGTGCCGTGGGCGTGGGGCGCGTACGCGTGCTGGATCCCCACGATCTGGCGGAGATGGAGGCGGCTCTGCGAGAGGAACTGGCGGCGCCGGAGCCCTCGGTCATCGTGGCCCGTCGGCCCTGCGTGCTGCTGCCGTATGTCAAGAGAGAGACGCCGCTGGCCATCGATGGGCCGAACTGCCGGGGTTGCCGGGCCTGCATGAACATCGGATGCCCGGCCATCCGCACCGATGGACGGGTCATGACCATCGACCGTTCGCTCTGCGTCGGCTGCGGACTCTGCGCCCGCCTGTGCCGGTTCGGCGCGATACATCCGGAGGGGGAACAGAAAGCATGA
- the ruvC gene encoding crossover junction endodeoxyribonuclease RuvC, protein MIILGIDPGLATVGFGLIEAERGRLRHLRHGVVTTPAGVPLPRRLLSIAEDVEALLSAFHPEAVAVEELFFSKNVTTGLAVAHGRGVILAAVARSGLSVAEYKPMQVKQAVVGYGAADKRQVMEMTRQLLGLSSVPRPDDAADALAVAICHAGTAASLLGRVPPG, encoded by the coding sequence GTGATCATTTTGGGCATAGATCCGGGCCTTGCCACCGTGGGATTCGGTTTGATCGAGGCGGAGCGGGGACGGCTGCGGCATCTGCGCCACGGTGTGGTGACGACGCCGGCCGGCGTGCCGCTGCCGCGGCGGCTGCTCTCGATCGCGGAGGATGTGGAGGCGCTGCTGTCTGCCTTTCACCCGGAGGCCGTGGCCGTGGAGGAATTGTTTTTCAGCAAAAATGTGACCACCGGGTTGGCGGTGGCCCACGGTCGCGGCGTGATCTTGGCCGCTGTCGCCCGGTCCGGGCTCTCGGTGGCCGAGTACAAGCCCATGCAGGTAAAACAGGCGGTGGTGGGTTACGGCGCCGCCGACAAGCGTCAGGTGATGGAGATGACCCGGCAGCTGTTGGGGCTTTCGTCCGTGCCCAGACCGGACGACGCCGCCGACGCCCTAGCCGTCGCCATCTGCCACGCCGGCACGGCCGCCTCGCTGTTGGGGCGCGTGCCGCCGGGGTGA
- a CDS encoding ACT domain-containing protein codes for MAIDQISIFVENSPGRLAEVTQTLGAAGIDLRAMSIADTMDFGILRLIVSEPARALDVLKAAQCVVSVTPVLAVSVADKPGSLAQALSVLAAEGISVEYAYAFIARQQGNAYVIFRVEDNERAQTILLKNGIQVVQNDELYSL; via the coding sequence ATGGCAATCGATCAGATTTCCATTTTTGTGGAAAACAGCCCCGGACGGCTGGCGGAGGTGACGCAGACACTGGGCGCCGCCGGCATTGACCTGCGCGCCATGTCCATCGCCGACACAATGGATTTCGGCATCTTGCGACTCATCGTCAGCGAACCGGCGCGGGCGCTGGATGTACTCAAAGCCGCGCAGTGCGTCGTCTCGGTGACGCCTGTGCTCGCGGTGTCCGTCGCGGACAAACCGGGCAGTCTCGCCCAGGCGCTGAGCGTCTTGGCGGCGGAGGGGATCAGCGTCGAGTACGCGTACGCCTTCATCGCGAGGCAACAGGGCAACGCCTACGTGATTTTCCGCGTGGAAGACAACGAACGCGCCCAAACAATACTGTTAAAAAACGGAATTCAAGTCGTCCAAAACGACGAGCTCTACTCGCTGTGA
- a CDS encoding methionine gamma-lyase family protein, protein MLPMLAAEAEAEISARFAAFARTAHENTRRVLAVLAAHRVSDGHFGGTTGYGYDDAGRAVLDAVYADLMGAEDALVRIQFVSGTHAIACALFAALRPGDVLVSATGLPYDTLHGVIGLHGTGMGSLRDYGVGFCSVALTSEGTPDRDALKQAVQDPAVRAVLVQRSRGYEARRALSIADVETLVRLVKEENPTAAVVVDNCYGEFIETREPCAVGADLVAGSLIKNPGGGLALTGGYVAGRRGLVERAAARLTAPGIGRACGATLGQNRALFQGLFQAPHAVSQALMTAAFCAALMEKLGCEADPGPCAPRGDIIQMIRFGAPEPLLRFCRGIQAGAPVDSFAVPEPWAMPGYGCPVVMAAGTFVQGASLELSCDAPMRPPFDAYLQGGLTYEAGRAGVLTAAAALLEGTT, encoded by the coding sequence ATGCTCCCAATGTTGGCCGCCGAGGCCGAGGCTGAGATCTCCGCCCGTTTTGCGGCCTTTGCGCGCACGGCGCACGAGAATACGCGCCGTGTGCTGGCCGTACTGGCCGCCCACCGCGTGTCCGACGGACATTTTGGCGGTACGACAGGGTATGGCTATGACGACGCCGGGCGCGCCGTGCTGGACGCCGTCTACGCCGACCTGATGGGCGCCGAAGATGCGTTGGTGCGCATCCAGTTTGTCAGCGGCACTCACGCCATCGCCTGCGCGCTCTTCGCCGCGTTGCGTCCGGGCGACGTGCTGGTGTCAGCCACGGGGCTGCCCTACGACACGCTGCACGGCGTCATTGGACTGCACGGGACAGGCATGGGGTCGCTGCGCGACTATGGCGTCGGTTTTTGCAGCGTGGCGCTGACATCGGAGGGCACGCCCGACCGGGACGCGCTCAAACAGGCCGTGCAGGACCCGGCGGTGCGCGCCGTGCTGGTCCAGCGCTCGCGCGGATACGAGGCCAGGCGCGCGCTGTCGATCGCGGACGTAGAAACGCTTGTACGCCTGGTAAAGGAGGAAAACCCGACGGCGGCTGTCGTCGTCGACAATTGTTATGGGGAATTTATCGAGACGCGGGAGCCCTGCGCCGTAGGCGCCGATCTTGTAGCCGGCTCGTTGATCAAAAATCCCGGCGGCGGGTTGGCGCTCACCGGCGGCTATGTGGCGGGCCGGCGCGGGTTGGTCGAGCGGGCGGCCGCCAGGCTGACGGCGCCCGGCATCGGCCGGGCCTGCGGCGCGACGCTGGGACAGAATCGCGCGCTCTTTCAGGGCTTGTTTCAGGCGCCGCATGCGGTGTCGCAGGCGTTGATGACCGCCGCGTTTTGTGCCGCGCTGATGGAGAAACTCGGCTGTGAGGCCGACCCGGGGCCCTGCGCACCGCGCGGCGACATCATTCAAATGATTCGCTTCGGGGCTCCGGAGCCGCTGCTGCGTTTCTGCCGGGGCATTCAGGCCGGCGCGCCGGTGGACAGCTTCGCCGTGCCGGAGCCGTGGGCGATGCCCGGATATGGCTGCCCGGTCGTCATGGCGGCGGGGACCTTTGTGCAGGGGGCGTCCCTCGAACTCTCGTGTGACGCGCCCATGCGGCCGCCCTTCGACGCCTATCTCCAGGGGGGCCTCACCTATGAGGCGGGCCGAGCGGGTGTGCTGACCGCCGCCGCGGCGCTGTTGGAGGGGACGACGTGA
- a CDS encoding indolepyruvate oxidoreductase subunit beta, translating into MKNLLIAGVGGQGSLLASRILGAVYLSVGMDVKVSEVHGMSQRGGSVITYVRAGDKVASPLIPEGETELLIALEQLEALRWMSHVRPGGAVVMSTQIILPMPVITGQTAYPENIADAVCGCGLQTYVVQAHDIAVGLSDTRVSNVVLLGAASRLVGFAPEVWDDALRVAVKPRFLEINRQAFALGRAALEAEG; encoded by the coding sequence ATGAAGAATCTTTTGATTGCCGGTGTCGGCGGACAGGGATCCCTGCTGGCCAGCCGGATTTTGGGCGCCGTCTATCTGTCCGTGGGGATGGACGTCAAAGTCAGCGAGGTGCATGGCATGAGCCAGCGCGGCGGCAGCGTCATCACCTATGTGCGCGCCGGGGACAAGGTAGCTTCCCCGCTTATTCCGGAGGGCGAGACCGAGCTGCTTATCGCGCTGGAGCAGCTTGAGGCGTTGCGCTGGATGAGTCACGTGCGCCCCGGCGGCGCCGTGGTCATGAGCACGCAGATCATCCTGCCGATGCCGGTTATCACCGGGCAGACCGCATACCCGGAGAACATCGCGGATGCGGTGTGCGGGTGTGGATTGCAGACATATGTGGTGCAGGCGCACGACATAGCGGTCGGACTTAGCGACACCCGCGTGTCCAATGTGGTGTTGCTCGGCGCCGCCTCACGGCTTGTTGGCTTTGCGCCCGAGGTGTGGGACGATGCGCTCAGGGTCGCAGTGAAACCGAGGTTCCTGGAGATCAACCGGCAGGCTTTTGCCTTGGGGCGGGCCGCTCTGGAGGCGGAGGGTTGA